A region from the Geobacillus vulcani PSS1 genome encodes:
- a CDS encoding thiamine pyrophosphate-binding protein, whose protein sequence is MKKGVAEQLVRYLEDRGVTHIFGLCGHTNIAVLAALEHSPIKFVNVRHEQIAAHMADGYARAKKETAVVLCHVGPGLTNAATGVANAALDSIPMVVIAGDVPSHYYGKHPHQEINLHADASQYEIYRPFVKRAWRVDRPDLFPEILEKAFQLAESGRPGPVLVSVPMDIFSKEVDVSLFEKQKRHTKALHKPSIDDETAKQVIENIMQAERPLVYVGGGIMLADAAEELKAFVEHFDLPVAHTLMGKGAMPDDHPLALGMSGFWGTKFVNDMCRNADVILALGTRFSEADCSSWESEYTFNIPETKLIHIDIDPNEIGRNYPTELGIVADVKQALTVLNRVAKQVVPQGRSDEALKERIASYKQEFRQQNEQHIRDDSYPMRPERILHEVREVLPRDAIITTDVGWNKNGVGQQFPAYGAGTILTPGGYATMGFGAPAALGAKIACPDRVVVSLVGDGGFGQNPAVLATAAEENIAVVWVIMNNYAFGTIAGLEKAHFGTTHGTVFQKDGQPYSPDYAAIARAYGIEGVKIRSAEEFKPTLERAIQANKPFVIDVEMINVPTPTSGHWNIMDIYSPGKRVHHVAVER, encoded by the coding sequence ATGAAAAAAGGGGTAGCCGAACAGTTAGTCCGGTATTTGGAAGACCGCGGTGTCACGCATATTTTCGGGCTTTGCGGCCATACGAATATCGCGGTGTTGGCGGCGCTTGAGCATAGTCCGATCAAGTTTGTCAACGTCCGCCATGAACAAATTGCTGCTCATATGGCGGATGGCTATGCGCGGGCGAAAAAAGAAACAGCCGTCGTATTATGCCATGTCGGCCCGGGGTTGACGAATGCGGCGACAGGGGTCGCCAATGCGGCGCTCGACTCCATTCCGATGGTCGTCATCGCCGGCGATGTGCCGAGCCATTATTATGGGAAACATCCGCACCAAGAAATCAACTTGCATGCGGATGCGTCGCAATATGAAATTTACCGCCCGTTTGTGAAGCGGGCATGGCGGGTCGACCGGCCGGATTTGTTCCCGGAAATTTTAGAAAAAGCGTTCCAGCTGGCGGAGAGCGGTCGTCCGGGTCCGGTGCTCGTCTCCGTACCGATGGATATTTTCTCAAAAGAGGTGGACGTGTCGCTGTTTGAAAAACAAAAGCGGCATACGAAAGCGTTGCATAAGCCGTCGATTGATGATGAAACAGCAAAACAAGTCATTGAAAACATCATGCAGGCAGAGCGTCCGCTTGTGTATGTTGGCGGTGGCATTATGCTTGCCGATGCCGCGGAAGAACTGAAAGCGTTTGTCGAACACTTTGACCTTCCTGTTGCTCACACGTTAATGGGGAAAGGAGCGATGCCGGATGACCATCCGCTGGCGCTGGGCATGAGCGGATTTTGGGGAACGAAATTTGTCAATGACATGTGCCGCAACGCCGATGTCATTTTGGCATTGGGGACGAGATTTTCCGAAGCCGATTGTAGCTCGTGGGAGTCGGAGTATACATTCAACATTCCGGAAACGAAACTCATTCATATTGACATCGATCCGAATGAAATCGGACGCAACTATCCGACGGAACTCGGTATTGTCGCCGATGTCAAGCAAGCGCTTACCGTGTTGAACCGCGTGGCCAAACAAGTCGTGCCGCAAGGGCGGTCGGACGAAGCGCTGAAAGAACGGATCGCCAGCTATAAGCAAGAGTTCCGGCAACAAAACGAACAGCATATTCGCGATGACAGCTATCCGATGCGTCCGGAACGCATTTTGCATGAAGTGCGGGAAGTGTTGCCAAGAGACGCCATCATTACAACGGATGTCGGTTGGAACAAAAACGGGGTCGGCCAACAGTTCCCGGCGTATGGAGCAGGGACGATTTTAACGCCAGGTGGCTATGCGACGATGGGCTTTGGCGCTCCGGCGGCGCTCGGGGCGAAAATCGCCTGCCCGGATCGCGTCGTCGTGTCGCTCGTTGGAGATGGCGGATTTGGGCAAAATCCGGCGGTGCTGGCGACAGCGGCTGAGGAAAACATCGCCGTTGTTTGGGTCATTATGAACAACTACGCTTTTGGCACGATCGCCGGACTGGAAAAAGCGCATTTTGGCACGACACACGGAACAGTCTTCCAAAAAGATGGCCAACCGTATTCGCCGGATTATGCGGCCATTGCCCGGGCGTACGGCATCGAAGGAGTGAAAATCCGCTCGGCGGAAGAGTTTAAACCAACGCTCGAGCGAGCCATCCAAGCGAACAAACCGTTTGTCATCGATGTGGAAATGATCAACGTCCCAACGCCGACATCTGGCCACTGGAACATTATGGATATCTATTCCCCGGGTAAGCGTGTTCACCATGTTGCGGTTGAGCGGTAA
- a CDS encoding aldehyde dehydrogenase family protein — MNVRKAQLYINGTWVGDNRAVEPVKNPYTGEVIGEQQLATPDDVENALAAAFAAKKEVARIPAYERARILKKASALLEERKETFARYISEELGKPLKNTLDEVSRSIETLEQSAEEAKRLFGETIPGDASARGTKAVALTFRVPVGVVAAITPFNAPLNLICHKIGPAFAAGNSVILKPAPQTPLIAAELLKLMLEAGLPPRAINMVLGGAEVGQQIVKDDRVNVISFTGGVVASRNICALAGMKKVLLELGGNAATIVHEDADLKRAAALCAKTGYSNSGQSCISVQRIYVHESVVETFTDLLKQEVEALKVGDPLRPDTDVGCMVDERAADRVMDWIDEAIAGGATLVCGGKRRGATVEPTVLFNPPKRSKVVCEEVFGPVVSVIPYRTIDEAIAETNDSSFGLQAGLFTNRMDVVYQVAEALEVGGVVINGTSNFRLDHWPYGGVKNSGIGREGPRYAIEEMTEMKMIVWQFPQ; from the coding sequence ATGAACGTGAGAAAGGCGCAATTGTACATTAATGGAACATGGGTAGGAGACAACCGCGCGGTGGAGCCGGTGAAAAACCCGTATACAGGGGAAGTCATTGGTGAACAGCAACTGGCGACGCCCGACGATGTCGAAAACGCCTTAGCTGCGGCGTTTGCGGCGAAAAAAGAAGTAGCTCGCATTCCAGCTTATGAGCGGGCACGCATCTTAAAAAAGGCGTCGGCGCTGCTTGAGGAACGGAAAGAAACGTTTGCCCGCTATATTTCCGAAGAACTTGGAAAACCGCTGAAAAATACGTTGGATGAAGTGTCTCGTTCGATTGAAACGCTCGAACAGTCCGCGGAGGAAGCGAAACGGCTGTTTGGGGAAACGATCCCTGGCGATGCCTCGGCGCGCGGGACGAAGGCAGTGGCGCTCACCTTCCGCGTGCCAGTTGGTGTGGTGGCGGCGATTACGCCGTTTAACGCCCCACTGAACTTAATTTGCCATAAAATCGGTCCAGCCTTTGCGGCGGGCAACAGTGTCATTTTAAAACCGGCGCCGCAGACGCCGCTCATTGCGGCGGAATTGTTGAAGCTGATGCTTGAGGCCGGTCTTCCGCCGCGCGCCATCAACATGGTGCTTGGTGGTGCGGAAGTCGGGCAGCAAATCGTCAAAGATGACCGCGTCAATGTCATTTCGTTTACCGGCGGCGTGGTAGCGAGCCGCAACATCTGCGCGCTAGCTGGCATGAAAAAAGTATTGCTTGAACTTGGCGGCAATGCGGCGACGATTGTTCACGAAGATGCCGACCTCAAACGAGCCGCCGCGCTTTGCGCCAAAACCGGCTACAGCAACTCCGGGCAAAGCTGCATTTCTGTCCAGCGCATTTACGTACATGAGTCGGTCGTCGAGACGTTTACCGACTTGCTTAAACAGGAAGTCGAAGCGTTGAAAGTTGGTGATCCGCTCCGGCCGGACACCGATGTCGGCTGCATGGTCGATGAACGGGCGGCGGATCGGGTGATGGATTGGATCGATGAGGCCATCGCGGGCGGGGCGACGCTTGTCTGCGGTGGAAAACGGCGCGGGGCGACGGTCGAGCCGACGGTGCTTTTCAACCCGCCGAAACGAAGCAAAGTCGTTTGTGAGGAAGTGTTTGGCCCGGTCGTCAGCGTTATCCCGTACCGGACGATTGACGAAGCGATTGCGGAAACCAACGATTCTTCGTTTGGCTTGCAGGCGGGGCTGTTTACGAATCGAATGGATGTTGTTTATCAAGTCGCCGAAGCGTTGGAAGTCGGTGGGGTCGTTATTAACGGCACATCGAATTTCCGGTTGGATCACTGGCCGTACGGCGGCGTGAAAAATAGCGGCATCGGCCGCGAAGGCCCGCGGTATGCGATCGAAGAAATGACGGAAATGAAAATGATTGTATGGCAGTTTCCACAGTGA
- a CDS encoding zinc-dependent alcohol dehydrogenase → MLGLYVAKPNELELRHLDSIRSLVGDEVKIKLIYGGICGSDLGVFKGKLPHANYPVRAGHELVGVVVEKGEQAAYDIGTRIVVLPNTYCGTCDLCQKGLTNICRHKQSLGINVDGGFSHEFVISSKYALPVPDDLPDEKAVLVEPFAVVVHALQKVKIEQGMKVTIIGCGNEGMMAAVLARHLGADVTAIDINPLKLETVKAMADIRTLAPNALANESFDVVIEAAGTREAVEQAVELVAPGGHLVLIGFANEATFPVVRLVRNEVTVHGSIIYRFPDDYLQAIHYLRTMPYPIERVISCIFPVRDYQQAYDLASSGNAGKVVLSFQEEEER, encoded by the coding sequence ATGTTAGGGCTTTATGTCGCCAAGCCGAATGAGCTGGAATTGCGGCACCTCGATTCCATCCGTTCTCTGGTGGGGGATGAGGTGAAAATCAAGCTGATTTACGGGGGGATTTGCGGATCGGACCTCGGGGTGTTCAAAGGAAAACTCCCTCACGCGAACTATCCGGTCCGGGCCGGCCATGAGCTAGTCGGTGTCGTCGTGGAAAAAGGCGAACAGGCGGCGTATGACATCGGGACACGGATCGTTGTGTTGCCGAATACGTATTGCGGAACGTGCGACTTATGCCAAAAAGGGTTGACGAACATCTGCCGACATAAACAATCGCTCGGCATTAACGTCGACGGTGGGTTTTCGCATGAGTTCGTCATCTCGTCGAAGTATGCGCTTCCTGTTCCTGATGATCTACCGGACGAAAAGGCCGTGCTCGTCGAGCCGTTTGCGGTTGTCGTGCATGCGTTGCAAAAGGTGAAAATCGAACAAGGGATGAAAGTAACCATCATCGGCTGCGGCAATGAAGGGATGATGGCGGCGGTGTTAGCCCGCCATTTGGGAGCGGACGTGACGGCGATCGACATCAATCCGCTGAAACTCGAAACGGTGAAAGCGATGGCGGATATTCGCACGCTTGCGCCGAATGCACTGGCCAATGAATCGTTTGACGTGGTCATTGAAGCAGCGGGTACGCGCGAAGCGGTCGAACAGGCAGTGGAGCTCGTCGCCCCAGGCGGTCATCTTGTGTTGATCGGTTTTGCGAATGAAGCGACGTTCCCGGTCGTGCGCCTCGTTCGCAACGAAGTAACTGTGCATGGCTCGATCATCTATCGCTTCCCGGATGACTATTTGCAAGCGATTCATTATTTGCGGACGATGCCGTATCCGATCGAGCGGGTGATTTCGTGCATTTTCCCGGTCCGCGACTATCAGCAGGCGTATGACTTGGCGTCATCTGGAAATGCGGGCAAAGTGGTTTTAAGTTTTCAAGAGGAGGAAGAGCGATGA
- a CDS encoding fatty acid desaturase family protein, producing the protein MNDFHPFGWYAAKISPHLPKKAFQPVRSRLLGGLAYLLVVTGGILAVSLFDFHPVWNLLISIVLGFSFAALGFLGHEILHGTVVKTPWLRDLLGALAFWPLCTGPKLWRKWHNATHHVHTQHEEKDPDAWPSMEQLAKSRLLRWVYRIPFPVRASFAFASLSVMFTVHSIRMLVSFWQDFRWKNRIVVLCQFLLPWTTWIGLLWLIGWEKWLFAFLLPLLVANMIVMGYISTNHRLNPLVPVNDPLANSLSVTVPKWVDVLHFHFSYHTEHHLFPAMSSKYYPLVKEQIKRMWPDRYHEMPMTKALAALWKTPRVYYEHNELIEPKQGHVYGTLGNGLDPDEIAPRRREEDTEASPATRKAKWKNASGAGKA; encoded by the coding sequence ATGAATGATTTTCACCCGTTCGGCTGGTATGCGGCGAAAATTTCCCCGCATTTGCCGAAAAAAGCGTTTCAGCCTGTGAGATCCCGTCTGTTGGGAGGTTTGGCTTATTTGCTGGTGGTCACTGGCGGCATCCTCGCTGTGTCCCTTTTCGACTTCCATCCTGTATGGAACCTCCTCATTTCCATTGTGCTCGGTTTCAGTTTTGCGGCGCTAGGATTTTTAGGCCATGAAATTTTGCACGGCACGGTCGTCAAAACGCCGTGGCTGCGCGATCTTCTCGGGGCGCTCGCCTTTTGGCCGCTCTGCACCGGGCCGAAGCTATGGCGAAAATGGCATAACGCCACCCACCATGTGCATACCCAACATGAAGAAAAAGACCCTGACGCCTGGCCAAGCATGGAACAATTGGCGAAAAGCCGCCTGCTTCGCTGGGTTTACCGGATTCCATTCCCAGTTCGCGCTAGTTTCGCGTTTGCCTCCTTGTCAGTGATGTTTACCGTCCACTCGATTCGGATGCTCGTTTCGTTTTGGCAAGACTTCCGCTGGAAAAATCGCATCGTTGTCCTATGTCAATTTCTCTTGCCGTGGACGACCTGGATCGGGTTGTTATGGCTGATCGGCTGGGAAAAGTGGCTGTTCGCCTTTTTGCTTCCGCTGCTTGTCGCCAACATGATCGTCATGGGCTACATTTCGACCAACCACCGCCTCAATCCATTGGTGCCGGTCAACGACCCGTTGGCGAACAGCTTGTCGGTCACCGTGCCGAAGTGGGTGGATGTTCTCCACTTCCATTTCTCGTATCATACCGAACATCATCTTTTTCCGGCGATGAGCTCAAAATACTATCCGCTCGTGAAAGAGCAGATCAAACGGATGTGGCCGGACCGCTACCACGAGATGCCGATGACCAAAGCGCTGGCCGCGCTTTGGAAAACGCCGCGCGTCTACTACGAGCACAATGAGCTCATCGAACCGAAGCAAGGTCATGTGTACGGCACGCTTGGCAACGGACTCGATCCCGATGAGATCGCGCCCCGCAGGCGGGAAGAAGACACCGAAGCATCGCCGGCGACCCGGAAGGCAAAATGGAAAAACGCGTCCGGAGCGGGCAAGGCATAA
- a CDS encoding citryl-CoA lyase, producing MKQRSALDMYADGAAWWETSISDVRKNEILVRGYPIEELIGNVSYTQMLYLLLCGEILSEKKAKLWESVLVAGADHGPRAPSIAAARMAATCGISFNSCVATGINVLGDVHGGAVEKAMALFYETNGQIEARGGDDAISTVVSERFEQFRREGRKLPGFGHQLHDDDPRVKRLYALAERLVEEGEISGRYLTIAETYRSQLEKAKGKKMTMNIDGVAAAIQCELGVPAAAAKGVFALSRGMGIVAHAFEEWQNGVLIKGPCPNRSDLVRYTGPERRHFKK from the coding sequence ATGAAACAACGAAGCGCCCTCGATATGTATGCCGATGGGGCGGCATGGTGGGAAACGTCGATCAGCGACGTTCGCAAAAATGAAATTCTCGTTCGTGGTTATCCAATCGAAGAACTGATCGGCAACGTCTCGTATACGCAAATGCTTTATCTCCTATTATGCGGCGAGATATTGAGCGAGAAAAAAGCGAAGTTATGGGAAAGCGTCCTCGTCGCTGGGGCGGACCATGGTCCGCGCGCGCCATCAATTGCGGCAGCCCGCATGGCGGCGACGTGCGGTATTTCCTTTAACTCGTGCGTCGCGACCGGCATTAACGTGCTTGGCGATGTACACGGGGGAGCGGTGGAGAAAGCGATGGCGCTATTTTATGAAACGAACGGGCAGATTGAAGCTCGCGGTGGAGACGACGCGATCAGCACCGTGGTCAGTGAACGGTTTGAACAGTTTCGGCGCGAAGGGCGGAAGCTGCCTGGATTTGGCCACCAGCTTCATGACGATGATCCGCGCGTCAAGCGGCTGTACGCGTTGGCTGAGCGGCTTGTGGAAGAGGGAGAGATCAGCGGGCGATATTTAACGATCGCAGAAACGTATCGCTCCCAGCTCGAGAAGGCGAAAGGGAAAAAAATGACGATGAATATCGACGGGGTGGCGGCCGCGATCCAGTGTGAGCTCGGCGTGCCGGCTGCAGCGGCGAAAGGTGTGTTTGCTTTGTCGCGGGGAATGGGCATTGTCGCTCACGCGTTTGAAGAATGGCAAAACGGGGTGTTGATCAAAGGGCCGTGCCCGAACCGCAGCGATTTGGTCCGCTACACTGGGCCGGAGAGACGTCATTTTAAAAAGTAG
- a CDS encoding EamA family transporter produces the protein MWIVYALLAAVFAALTSVLAKIGIENVNSHLATAIRTAVVLVLAWAIVWLTGAHHGIKSISPKSWWFLCLSGAATGLSWLCFYKAIQIGDVSRVSAIDKSSLVLTILFAAMFLGEPLSAKVVIGVLLITAGTLLMML, from the coding sequence ATGTGGATCGTTTACGCCTTGTTGGCGGCGGTGTTTGCGGCGCTGACGTCGGTGCTGGCGAAAATCGGGATTGAAAACGTCAATTCTCACTTGGCGACCGCCATTCGCACTGCGGTCGTGCTTGTGCTCGCCTGGGCCATCGTGTGGTTGACCGGCGCCCACCATGGCATCAAATCGATCTCTCCCAAGAGCTGGTGGTTTTTATGTTTGTCCGGGGCGGCGACCGGATTGTCGTGGCTTTGTTTTTACAAAGCGATCCAAATCGGTGATGTGTCCCGCGTTTCGGCCATTGACAAATCGAGCTTGGTGCTGACGATTTTGTTTGCGGCGATGTTTCTCGGTGAACCGCTCTCCGCGAAGGTCGTGATCGGGGTGCTGCTCATCACCGCGGGGACGTTGCTGATGATGTTGTAG
- a CDS encoding Cof-type HAD-IIB family hydrolase, which yields MLIALDMDGTLLNGEGKISEPNRQAIAAAQAQGHIVAVVTGRARKDALAPLREVGLVCPIASLNGAIVTLEDGTVISEAPLERATVRPVLEWVREQADLYCETYTGDAVYVGLHNRAQWEALASEMAEAAPEVKWLVNKQFQQARVTYVDDIRTVWDDPARVMYKLLIFALDRKRLLDAASRFAPLPGVTVTSSHPHNIEMNNERATKGEALKQLAAHYGIDMRDTVVFGDSHNDLSMFEVAGCRVAMANAAPELKANSDFVTLSHEEDGVAVGLERVLARQGTSR from the coding sequence ATGCTTATTGCCTTAGATATGGATGGAACGCTGTTGAACGGGGAGGGAAAAATCAGCGAACCAAATCGGCAAGCGATCGCAGCCGCACAAGCGCAAGGCCATATCGTAGCCGTCGTCACCGGCCGGGCGCGCAAAGACGCACTCGCCCCGCTTCGCGAGGTGGGGCTCGTCTGCCCGATCGCCAGCTTAAACGGGGCGATCGTCACGCTCGAAGACGGCACTGTCATCAGCGAGGCGCCGCTTGAGCGGGCGACGGTCCGCCCAGTGCTTGAGTGGGTGCGCGAACAGGCGGACTTGTATTGTGAGACGTACACGGGCGATGCGGTCTATGTCGGCTTGCATAACCGCGCTCAGTGGGAAGCGCTCGCTTCGGAGATGGCTGAGGCGGCGCCAGAGGTGAAATGGCTCGTGAACAAACAGTTCCAGCAGGCGCGGGTGACGTACGTCGACGACATCCGCACCGTGTGGGACGACCCGGCGCGGGTGATGTATAAGCTGCTGATTTTCGCCCTTGACCGCAAGCGGCTTCTTGATGCGGCGTCCCGTTTCGCCCCGCTCCCCGGCGTCACGGTCACCTCGTCGCATCCGCACAACATTGAGATGAACAACGAACGGGCGACGAAAGGGGAGGCGCTTAAGCAACTCGCCGCCCATTACGGCATCGATATGCGCGATACGGTCGTCTTTGGCGACAGCCATAACGACTTGTCGATGTTTGAGGTGGCGGGCTGCCGCGTCGCCATGGCCAACGCCGCCCCCGAATTGAAAGCGAATAGTGATTTCGTCACCCTCTCCCATGAGGAAGACGGCGTGGCGGTGGGGCTTGAGCGGGTATTGGCGCGGCAGGGAACAAGCCGATGA